A single region of the Deinococcus malanensis genome encodes:
- a CDS encoding BCS1 and AAA domain-containing protein — protein sequence MTFPNVTTLLNELRHLISQTLATNELAQGGLLIATLSAAALYARTLPVALWTLAKRHLTFTLDVQGDDSAFPWLAAWLAAQPVGHRLRHLGVVTRFNEQMGGQNLTLGTDHDGDEINVRLVPLSGQVLLRFRGHWILARPERQQRKGDSDRLLGYSHSLTFRMLAGARAVIPDLLQEAYDFTAGRADGKVEIHAPQYEGWALVERRPARPLSSLIYDTDLVSGLHSDLAAFFADRDWYASMGIPYRRGYLLHGPPGNGKSSLVAALAGAFGLNVCVLNLATPDLSDDRLTRLLANLPRRALLLLEDIDAVFLGREPRAPAVKLSFNGLLNALDGVAAGEGRVTFMTTNDLAGLDPALIRPGRADRHLLIANATQAQLCGMLRRFWPDWAVEDAQALASRIPDGALSMARVQEYLLERRADESAVRRDWDALYLPRSSGCPTRLRLRAG from the coding sequence ATGACCTTTCCTAACGTGACAACTCTCCTGAACGAACTGCGCCACCTGATCAGCCAGACCCTCGCCACCAACGAACTGGCGCAGGGCGGCCTGCTGATCGCAACCCTGAGCGCGGCCGCCCTGTATGCCAGGACGCTGCCCGTGGCCCTGTGGACACTCGCCAAACGCCACCTGACCTTTACGCTTGACGTTCAGGGCGACGATTCGGCCTTTCCGTGGCTGGCCGCGTGGCTCGCCGCACAGCCTGTAGGGCACCGGTTGCGTCACCTTGGCGTCGTCACCCGCTTCAACGAGCAGATGGGTGGGCAGAACCTGACCCTGGGCACCGACCACGATGGAGATGAGATCAACGTCCGCCTCGTGCCGCTGAGCGGACAGGTCCTGCTGCGTTTCCGGGGACACTGGATTCTGGCACGGCCTGAACGGCAGCAGCGCAAGGGTGACAGCGACCGTCTGCTGGGCTATTCGCACAGCCTGACCTTCCGCATGCTCGCCGGGGCCCGGGCGGTGATTCCCGACCTGTTACAGGAGGCGTATGACTTCACGGCCGGCCGGGCAGACGGAAAAGTCGAGATTCACGCTCCACAGTACGAGGGCTGGGCCCTGGTCGAACGCCGGCCTGCCCGCCCGTTGAGCAGCCTGATCTACGACACCGATCTGGTCAGCGGACTGCACAGCGATCTCGCCGCGTTCTTCGCGGACCGGGACTGGTACGCCAGCATGGGCATTCCGTACCGCCGGGGGTACCTACTGCATGGTCCGCCCGGTAACGGCAAAAGCAGTCTGGTGGCCGCACTGGCTGGAGCATTCGGTTTGAACGTGTGCGTGCTGAATCTGGCGACCCCTGACCTGAGTGATGACCGTCTGACCCGTCTGCTGGCCAACCTGCCGCGCCGTGCGCTGCTGCTGCTGGAAGACATTGACGCCGTCTTTCTGGGACGTGAGCCTCGTGCACCGGCCGTCAAGTTGAGCTTCAACGGCCTGCTGAATGCTCTGGACGGTGTGGCTGCCGGTGAGGGGCGGGTGACGTTCATGACCACCAACGACCTCGCCGGTCTGGACCCGGCTCTGATTCGCCCCGGACGTGCCGACCGGCACCTGCTGATTGCCAACGCCACGCAGGCTCAGCTGTGCGGCATGCTGCGCCGGTTCTGGCCTGACTGGGCCGTGGAAGATGCCCAGGCCCTGGCCAGCCGGATTCCGGATGGGGCACTGAGCATGGCCCGCGTGCAGGAATACCTGCTTGAACGCCGGGCCGATGAGTCCGCCGTACGACGTGACTGGGATGCGCTGTACCTGCCCAGATCATCCGGCTGCCCTACCCGGCTAAGGCTCAGGGCCGGGTAG
- a CDS encoding RNA ligase family protein — protein MSTRIKYPRTPHLPWSPGASGDDTRMADTRQFEGREVVITEKLDGENTTLYRDGMHARSLDPRPHPSRDWVKGLQGRIGYRLPAGWRVCGENLFARHSLAYDSLESYFYLFSIWDDTNSCLSWNETCQWAAELGIPTPPELYRGPWHEPTVRQLKVDDQQMEGYVVRTVDGFVFGDFQKCVAKWVRSGHVQTGDHWLHQAVVPNRLRETR, from the coding sequence ATGTCTACCCGCATCAAATATCCTCGCACCCCCCATCTCCCCTGGTCTCCTGGTGCCAGTGGGGACGACACGCGCATGGCGGACACCCGCCAGTTTGAGGGGCGCGAGGTTGTGATCACGGAAAAGCTCGACGGAGAAAACACGACCCTTTACCGTGACGGGATGCATGCCCGGTCGCTCGATCCACGGCCGCACCCCTCACGCGACTGGGTCAAGGGACTTCAGGGACGCATCGGGTACCGACTTCCGGCAGGCTGGCGCGTGTGCGGAGAGAATCTGTTCGCGCGGCATTCTCTGGCCTACGACAGCCTGGAATCCTACTTCTACCTGTTCAGCATCTGGGACGACACGAATTCGTGCCTGTCATGGAACGAGACCTGCCAGTGGGCCGCAGAGCTGGGTATACCCACACCACCAGAGCTGTACCGCGGGCCCTGGCACGAACCGACAGTGCGGCAGCTGAAGGTGGACGACCAACAGATGGAAGGGTACGTGGTCCGGACGGTCGACGGTTTCGTGTTCGGCGACTTTCAGAAATGCGTGGCGAAATGGGTTAGGAGCGGGCACGTGCAGACCGGTGACCACTGGCTGCACCAGGCTGTCGTGCCCAACCGCCTCCGGGAGACACGGTGA
- a CDS encoding Gfo/Idh/MocA family protein has translation MTRPGEGIKVGVIGVGGVSRFHFEGYAAAGAQVVAAADVHASALQQAQLHWSVPRGYQDYQSLLNDPEIQAVSVCLPNALHHPVTVAAAQAGKHVLCEKPISLSLAQAREMIDACHQAGVLLQTGHHLRTNPYAAQAHELIHSGALGRVTYLRLRQAHDWGGALTVRPSFGSLEHAGGGTLLDNGSHMMDLARYFGGEVREVYARTATLGFDVEVEDTSVVSLQFESGALGVVENAWTATGWEEGFWIYGTRGALEYTNRTGTPEMRHVFRSSPGTTFAEVDATTYRYAGLEPHARGVMAFLEAIRGDREVVCTGEDGLEAVRLIQASYTSARLGQPVLMTQDRAESGTGPAV, from the coding sequence ATGACGCGGCCCGGAGAGGGCATCAAGGTGGGCGTTATCGGCGTGGGTGGAGTATCGCGCTTCCACTTCGAGGGGTACGCGGCAGCCGGAGCGCAGGTCGTCGCTGCCGCCGACGTGCATGCCTCCGCCCTGCAGCAGGCTCAGTTGCACTGGTCGGTACCACGTGGCTATCAGGACTACCAGTCCCTCCTGAACGATCCGGAAATTCAGGCGGTATCGGTATGCCTGCCCAACGCTCTGCACCATCCGGTGACTGTGGCTGCGGCACAGGCCGGCAAGCATGTGCTGTGTGAAAAGCCGATTTCACTGTCGCTGGCCCAGGCCCGGGAGATGATTGACGCGTGCCATCAGGCCGGCGTCCTCCTTCAGACCGGACATCACCTGCGGACCAATCCGTACGCCGCCCAGGCCCACGAGCTGATTCACTCCGGTGCCCTGGGCCGGGTGACGTACCTGCGGCTGCGTCAGGCGCATGACTGGGGCGGAGCCCTGACGGTGCGGCCCTCGTTCGGCAGCCTGGAGCACGCCGGTGGAGGCACGCTGCTGGACAACGGAAGCCACATGATGGACCTCGCGCGCTATTTCGGCGGCGAGGTCCGCGAGGTGTATGCCCGCACCGCCACCCTGGGGTTCGACGTGGAAGTCGAGGACACCTCGGTCGTATCGCTGCAGTTCGAGTCCGGTGCCCTAGGGGTGGTCGAAAACGCCTGGACAGCCACCGGTTGGGAGGAGGGTTTCTGGATCTACGGAACCCGGGGTGCACTGGAATACACCAACCGCACCGGAACTCCGGAGATGCGCCATGTGTTCCGTTCCTCCCCCGGCACGACATTCGCGGAGGTGGACGCCACCACCTACCGCTACGCAGGGCTGGAACCTCATGCACGGGGGGTCATGGCCTTTCTGGAAGCCATCCGGGGAGACCGCGAGGTGGTCTGCACGGGCGAGGACGGCCTGGAAGCCGTGAGGCTGATTCAGGCCAGTTACACCAGCGCCCGGCTGGGCCAACCGGTCCTCATGACGCAGGACCGTGCTGAGAGCGGAACTGGTCCGGCGGTTTAG
- a CDS encoding AAA family ATPase encodes MRPFLTEWHAGARPDFVTVAEQLRDTLPLLTELKTTPQDAEWHAEGDVGTHTHLVLQEAYDIADREGLMPDERFVLVLAAALHDLGKALTTRRAEDRNGQARIISPRHADRGRSYLAYRLPELALPYPLIQQVMALVGHHHDLSRTLSAGTEPAYRRLARQVGLRTLYLLEVADIRGRVAPDRESKLEDLELFRLGAEEYGLWNGSDPYGPWRELIDAELAAFSAGYRDLVFGQGVMDYEAGLIQTPHEAIARAYPARAGFPQLVVTCGPSGAGKSSWVAEHCPDHAVVSLDLLRDQLSGKRADQSVNGRVLQAAKEQLKTSLRARRPVVWDATNTRRDFRNVPLGLGLDYGALTTLVVFQPPLHSIFERNPTRVHAVPASVVASQVANAEFPYVVEAHRTVTLDEYLRPVS; translated from the coding sequence GTGAGGCCCTTTCTGACCGAGTGGCACGCGGGCGCCCGTCCGGACTTCGTTACTGTCGCCGAACAGCTCCGCGACACGCTTCCGCTGTTGACTGAACTGAAGACCACGCCACAGGACGCCGAGTGGCACGCCGAGGGTGATGTAGGCACGCACACGCATCTGGTCCTGCAGGAGGCGTATGACATTGCAGACCGGGAAGGGCTCATGCCGGACGAGCGCTTCGTGCTGGTGCTCGCCGCAGCCCTGCACGATCTGGGAAAGGCACTGACCACCCGCCGGGCGGAGGACCGCAACGGACAGGCCCGCATCATCTCGCCCCGGCACGCGGACCGGGGACGATCATATCTGGCGTACCGCCTGCCGGAACTCGCTCTGCCCTATCCGCTGATTCAGCAGGTGATGGCCCTGGTGGGGCACCATCACGACCTGTCACGCACCTTGAGCGCCGGGACCGAACCAGCCTACCGGCGCCTGGCCCGGCAGGTGGGTCTGCGCACGCTCTATCTGCTGGAGGTGGCCGATATCCGGGGACGTGTCGCCCCGGACCGCGAATCCAAGCTGGAGGATCTGGAGCTGTTCCGGCTGGGCGCTGAGGAATACGGTCTGTGGAATGGAAGTGACCCCTACGGCCCGTGGCGCGAGCTGATTGACGCCGAGCTCGCTGCCTTTTCCGCCGGATACCGGGACCTCGTGTTCGGCCAGGGAGTCATGGATTATGAGGCCGGGCTGATCCAGACCCCTCACGAGGCGATTGCTCGTGCCTATCCGGCCCGCGCCGGCTTTCCACAACTGGTGGTGACCTGCGGCCCAAGCGGCGCGGGCAAAAGCTCCTGGGTTGCCGAGCACTGTCCTGACCACGCTGTGGTGTCGCTGGACCTGCTGCGGGATCAGCTGTCCGGCAAACGAGCCGATCAGAGCGTCAACGGCCGGGTGCTTCAGGCCGCCAAGGAGCAGCTGAAGACCTCACTGCGGGCCCGCAGGCCGGTCGTGTGGGACGCCACCAATACCCGGCGGGACTTCCGGAACGTGCCCCTTGGGCTGGGGCTGGACTACGGGGCACTGACCACCCTGGTGGTCTTCCAGCCCCCACTGCACAGCATCTTTGAGCGCAATCCCACGCGGGTTCATGCCGTGCCCGCGAGCGTGGTTGCCAGTCAGGTGGCAAACGCGGAGTTTCCTTACGTTGTCGAAGCTCACCGGACAGTGACGCTGGATGAGTACCTTCGCCCGGTCTCCTGA
- a CDS encoding aldo/keto reductase — protein MQTRVLGHSGLKVSVVGLGCNNFGGRLDQAATTAVVRQALDRGITLFDTADIYGNRGGSETMLGKALGAERQQIVLASKFGIPMDDSGKMQGARPAYVRQALEASLQRLGTDYLDLYQLHRPDPETPVEDTLGALDELVKEGLVRAVGVSNMDAAGVRAADETARRLALSRVTSCQDEYSLLVRDIESELLPTMRELNIGLLPYFPLASGLLSGKYHAGQPLPEGGRISGSEGAQNRYLTERNWTVVEQLRQFTQDRGHSLLELAFSWLLAQDVTSSVIAGATRPEQIDQNVEAAGWVLTSDELAEVNRITSA, from the coding sequence ATGCAAACACGCGTGTTGGGTCACTCCGGCCTGAAAGTCTCGGTGGTCGGTCTCGGGTGCAACAATTTCGGTGGCCGCCTCGATCAGGCCGCCACCACCGCCGTGGTCAGACAGGCCCTGGACCGGGGAATCACGCTGTTCGACACTGCGGACATCTACGGCAACCGGGGTGGGTCAGAAACCATGCTGGGCAAGGCGCTTGGCGCCGAGCGACAGCAGATCGTTCTGGCCAGCAAATTCGGGATTCCGATGGACGACAGCGGGAAGATGCAGGGTGCCCGTCCCGCTTATGTCCGTCAGGCACTCGAAGCGAGCCTGCAACGGCTCGGCACCGATTATCTGGACCTGTACCAGTTGCACCGCCCAGATCCGGAAACGCCTGTTGAAGACACGCTGGGCGCCCTTGATGAACTGGTGAAAGAGGGGCTGGTGCGCGCGGTGGGGGTGTCCAACATGGACGCTGCGGGAGTTCGCGCCGCCGATGAAACGGCCCGCCGGCTTGCCTTGAGCCGGGTCACCTCCTGCCAGGACGAGTACAGCCTGCTCGTGCGGGACATCGAGAGCGAACTGCTGCCCACCATGCGGGAACTGAACATCGGTCTGCTGCCCTACTTCCCCCTGGCCAGCGGCCTGCTGAGCGGGAAGTATCACGCCGGGCAGCCACTGCCGGAGGGAGGGCGCATTTCCGGCTCGGAAGGTGCGCAGAACCGGTACCTGACCGAGCGCAACTGGACGGTCGTCGAACAGCTGCGGCAGTTCACCCAGGACAGGGGACACAGTCTCCTGGAACTGGCTTTCAGCTGGCTCCTGGCACAAGACGTGACCAGCAGCGTGATCGCCGGTGCAACGCGGCCTGAACAGATCGACCAGAACGTCGAGGCCGCCGGGTGGGTCCTCACGTCTGATGAGCTGGCGGAGGTCAACCGGATCACGTCTGCCTGA
- a CDS encoding ABC transporter substrate-binding protein: MKRKILIVTGLLFGLNALGAPAAAQKVNLKFSAHWLSEQRRPTITRIVNTWNQRNPNIQVEYTGVPFDQIITKTVAGVAAGNAPDVVVIDIRSGKQRAAKNQILNLSALGADKLKSGFFANLWNTGTYNGKQYALPFVTDTRVLFYNKAAFKEVGLDPNKPPKTWDELWSYALKLDKKDGNRWVRMGFHPNFGEFGYSGWVTNAGGSFFDKDNEEARANNPTAVKVLNWMKKWTDKYGANNYAAFRASFGGGAQDEFMSGKVPMVVRNGNYLTTLRVNAPNMQYGFVAVPTEDGKQDGASSWGGGFNIEIPRSTKHPKEAFAFAKYLATEGAKVWAAEQNDLPGYQVARLANKNPNFTKLSNNLKYTYVDTVPVYAPSYESAINKAVDDVLLRNKDAKDALDEAQAAIAKQVADGKRDAAR, encoded by the coding sequence ATGAAGCGCAAAATTCTTATTGTCACCGGCCTGCTATTCGGCCTGAACGCGTTGGGAGCTCCCGCCGCCGCCCAGAAAGTCAACCTCAAATTCTCTGCTCACTGGCTCAGTGAACAGCGCCGTCCTACCATCACCCGTATCGTCAACACCTGGAACCAGCGCAACCCCAACATCCAGGTGGAGTACACCGGCGTTCCCTTTGACCAGATCATCACCAAAACGGTGGCTGGCGTGGCAGCAGGCAACGCTCCAGACGTCGTTGTCATCGACATCCGGAGCGGCAAGCAGCGCGCCGCGAAAAACCAGATCCTGAACCTGAGTGCACTGGGGGCGGACAAGCTCAAGAGCGGCTTCTTTGCGAACCTGTGGAACACTGGGACGTACAACGGCAAGCAGTATGCGCTGCCCTTCGTGACGGATACCCGGGTGCTGTTCTACAACAAGGCGGCATTCAAGGAAGTCGGGCTCGACCCGAACAAGCCTCCCAAGACCTGGGATGAACTGTGGAGCTACGCCCTGAAGCTGGACAAGAAGGACGGCAACCGCTGGGTCCGCATGGGATTCCACCCCAACTTTGGGGAGTTTGGGTACTCCGGCTGGGTCACCAACGCGGGCGGAAGCTTCTTCGACAAAGACAATGAAGAGGCGCGTGCGAACAACCCCACTGCTGTCAAGGTCCTGAACTGGATGAAGAAGTGGACCGACAAGTACGGTGCCAACAACTACGCTGCCTTTAGGGCGTCCTTCGGCGGCGGAGCTCAGGATGAGTTTATGTCCGGCAAGGTCCCCATGGTGGTGCGCAACGGCAATTACCTGACCACCCTGAGAGTCAACGCGCCCAATATGCAGTACGGCTTTGTGGCAGTGCCAACCGAGGATGGTAAGCAGGACGGAGCGAGCTCGTGGGGCGGCGGATTCAACATCGAAATTCCCCGCAGCACCAAACATCCCAAGGAAGCATTTGCCTTCGCCAAGTATCTGGCCACAGAAGGCGCCAAGGTCTGGGCGGCGGAGCAGAACGACCTGCCCGGCTATCAGGTCGCGCGTCTGGCCAACAAGAACCCCAATTTCACGAAGCTGTCCAACAACCTCAAGTACACCTACGTAGACACGGTACCGGTGTACGCACCCTCCTACGAAAGCGCCATCAACAAAGCTGTGGATGATGTGCTGCTGCGCAATAAGGACGCCAAAGACGCGCTCGACGAAGCGCAGGCAGCCATTGCCAAGCAGGTTGCCGACGGCAAGCGCGACGCAGCCCGCTGA
- a CDS encoding SDR family NAD(P)-dependent oxidoreductase, with protein MLDLTGKVVLVTGGSRGIGAATARILAGAGAQVIIHYGQSADQAQTLVRELGDAHAVAMGADLTQPGAAAALFQEALSWQGRIDVLVNNAGIAPSVTVDDGMDRWAGTWATTLQVNLVAVADLCREAILHFRERQGGIIINVASRAAFRGDNPDAMHYAASKGGVIALTRSIARGYARENILAYAVAPGWVRTEMAEGYLRDHAAEIARDIPLGDVVPPEEVAHTIAFLTSGLARHMTGATLDLNGASYVR; from the coding sequence ATGCTCGACTTGACCGGAAAGGTAGTGCTTGTGACGGGAGGCTCACGTGGCATCGGGGCGGCCACTGCACGGATTCTGGCAGGGGCCGGTGCCCAGGTCATCATTCATTACGGGCAGAGTGCGGATCAGGCCCAGACGCTTGTCAGGGAGCTTGGTGACGCGCACGCCGTCGCCATGGGTGCGGACCTCACGCAGCCCGGAGCAGCAGCAGCACTCTTCCAGGAAGCGCTCTCGTGGCAGGGCCGGATTGACGTGCTGGTGAACAACGCCGGCATTGCCCCGAGCGTGACGGTCGATGACGGGATGGATAGATGGGCCGGCACCTGGGCAACCACCCTCCAGGTCAACCTGGTGGCGGTGGCCGACCTGTGCCGGGAAGCGATCCTGCACTTCCGGGAACGTCAGGGCGGAATCATTATCAACGTGGCAAGCCGGGCGGCTTTTCGTGGCGACAATCCCGACGCCATGCATTACGCGGCGTCCAAGGGCGGCGTCATTGCCCTGACACGCTCGATCGCTCGCGGCTATGCACGGGAAAATATCCTGGCCTACGCGGTGGCTCCCGGGTGGGTCCGCACGGAGATGGCTGAAGGGTATCTCCGTGACCACGCAGCAGAAATCGCGCGGGACATTCCCCTGGGCGACGTGGTGCCTCCAGAGGAGGTGGCACATACGATTGCGTTTCTGACCTCAGGGCTGGCGCGGCACATGACCGGAGCGACCCTGGACCTCAATGGCGCTTCGTATGTTCGCTAA
- the betC gene encoding choline-sulfatase codes for MSQPNILMIMVDQMAHNVIGHLGHPAVLTPHLDRLAARGVAFTSTYCNSPICVSSRTAFMTGTLVRDNGAYDNGSEFPASMPTFVHQLNQAGYQTILSGKMHFVGPDQLHGFQERLTSDISPTGLDLTPDWTRGPHANEGTSVNRLRYPPVRPWSLQMSYDDEVLHSTLVRLRQLGADAEDENAQPFFLCASFSHPHDPFLVPQAYWNLYEDRPIPPPEAPAADFASLHPYSQWIQIHHEVDRFPLSSTETLQARRAYYAAVSYMDSLVGQLLDELDRLGLDNTLVVFTSDHGEMLGEHGMWFKRTFYDGATKVPLIVALPGERQSSLRTEVVSLVDLTATLLDYAGVPQRPAYGLPPAGQSLRPLLEGRSGAWPDRAISEYFSEGTVELMLMLRAGRHKFVYVHNHAPLLFDLLEDPHELRDLAGIPENEELCRTLQAELLAELDLEELRTCILDSQQQRLLVVAGSAGTSGWRHQVTRDASRLYRRASS; via the coding sequence ATGTCACAACCGAACATCCTCATGATCATGGTCGACCAGATGGCGCACAACGTCATTGGTCACCTGGGCCATCCCGCCGTGCTGACGCCGCATCTTGACCGCCTCGCGGCCCGCGGCGTGGCCTTCACCTCCACCTATTGCAACTCACCCATCTGTGTTTCATCCAGGACCGCGTTCATGACCGGCACGCTGGTCAGAGACAATGGAGCCTACGATAACGGCTCTGAGTTTCCGGCCAGCATGCCGACCTTTGTGCACCAGCTCAACCAGGCCGGGTACCAGACCATTCTGTCGGGCAAGATGCACTTTGTCGGTCCGGATCAGCTGCACGGGTTTCAGGAGCGGCTGACCAGCGACATCTCCCCTACTGGCCTGGACCTGACCCCCGACTGGACACGGGGGCCGCACGCCAATGAAGGCACGAGTGTCAACCGCTTACGCTACCCGCCAGTCAGGCCCTGGAGTCTGCAGATGTCGTACGACGACGAGGTGCTGCACAGCACCCTGGTGCGTCTCCGGCAGCTGGGTGCAGACGCGGAGGATGAGAATGCACAACCGTTTTTCCTGTGTGCGTCATTTAGTCATCCGCACGATCCGTTTCTGGTACCGCAGGCGTACTGGAACCTGTACGAGGACAGACCCATCCCGCCACCCGAGGCACCAGCCGCAGACTTTGCGTCGCTTCATCCCTACAGCCAGTGGATTCAGATTCACCATGAGGTAGACCGCTTTCCCCTGAGCAGCACCGAAACGCTTCAGGCGCGCCGAGCATACTACGCAGCCGTGAGCTATATGGACAGTCTGGTGGGTCAGCTGCTGGACGAGCTTGACCGGCTGGGCCTGGACAACACCCTGGTGGTCTTTACCAGCGACCACGGTGAGATGCTGGGCGAGCATGGCATGTGGTTCAAGCGTACGTTTTACGACGGCGCCACCAAGGTGCCGCTGATCGTGGCTCTTCCAGGGGAGCGTCAGTCATCCCTCCGTACGGAAGTGGTTTCGTTGGTTGACCTTACCGCGACCCTGCTGGACTACGCGGGCGTTCCGCAACGGCCAGCGTACGGGCTGCCCCCGGCCGGACAGAGTCTGCGCCCATTGCTTGAAGGACGCAGCGGGGCATGGCCCGACCGCGCCATATCGGAGTATTTCTCTGAAGGTACGGTCGAGCTCATGCTGATGCTGAGGGCCGGCAGACACAAATTTGTCTACGTGCACAACCACGCTCCGCTGCTGTTTGACCTTCTAGAAGATCCGCATGAGCTGCGTGACCTGGCGGGCATACCTGAAAATGAGGAGCTGTGCCGCACCTTGCAGGCAGAACTGCTCGCCGAGCTGGATCTGGAGGAACTGCGCACTTGCATTCTCGACAGCCAGCAGCAGCGTCTGCTGGTCGTGGCAGGTTCGGCAGGAACATCAGGCTGGCGCCATCAGGTGACTCGTGACGCCTCGCGGCTCTACCGGCGGGCGTCGTCGTGA
- a CDS encoding ThuA domain-containing protein → MNSRIRVTVWNEFRHEQRNPKVQEHYPQGIHAVIAGALAGEDVDVRTATLDEPEHGLTAEVLGQTDVLLWWGHLAHDEVRDEVVERVYDRVMEGMGLIVLHSGHFSRIFKRLMGTTCDLKWREGNDRERLWVVSPGHPIVEGVGEYIQLEHEEMYGEHFDIPAPDTLVFISWFTGGEVFRSGACYERGRGKIFYFRPGHETHPTYHHPDVQRVLRNAVHWAAPTVRSTPRAFGHAQPLEGAGS, encoded by the coding sequence ATGAACAGCCGCATCAGAGTGACTGTCTGGAACGAATTTCGTCATGAGCAGCGCAATCCGAAGGTTCAGGAACACTACCCGCAGGGCATTCATGCCGTGATCGCCGGCGCTCTTGCAGGGGAGGACGTCGACGTCCGGACCGCTACCCTCGACGAGCCCGAACACGGTCTGACGGCAGAGGTGCTCGGTCAGACGGACGTGCTCCTGTGGTGGGGCCACCTGGCGCACGACGAGGTGCGTGATGAGGTTGTCGAGCGCGTCTACGACCGCGTCATGGAGGGCATGGGGCTGATCGTGCTGCACTCTGGCCACTTTTCCAGGATCTTTAAACGGCTGATGGGCACCACCTGCGACCTCAAATGGCGCGAAGGCAACGACCGGGAACGTCTGTGGGTGGTGTCCCCGGGGCACCCCATCGTGGAAGGGGTCGGTGAATACATCCAGCTGGAGCACGAGGAGATGTACGGCGAGCACTTTGACATCCCTGCTCCCGATACGCTGGTTTTTATCAGCTGGTTTACCGGTGGAGAGGTGTTCCGCAGCGGAGCGTGCTACGAGCGCGGCCGAGGCAAAATCTTCTACTTCCGTCCAGGGCATGAGACGCACCCGACCTACCACCACCCCGACGTCCAGCGCGTGCTGCGCAATGCCGTGCACTGGGCGGCCCCCACCGTGCGGTCCACGCCGCGTGCTTTCGGCCATGCCCAGCCTCTCGAAGGAGCCGGCTCATGA